Proteins co-encoded in one Papaver somniferum cultivar HN1 chromosome 5, ASM357369v1, whole genome shotgun sequence genomic window:
- the LOC113282666 gene encoding palmitoyl-acyl carrier protein thioesterase, chloroplastic-like, translating into MAATSTIAAPANCSQTTTATSVTKISGGSDSVTSLVMKSNTKLCCRGLRVKVKAQAPEKNINGSILNNYGTTTTETTKEEEEETYINSDLPEWNMLLKAIMGLFLATDIQWPLSKLRSQHDMLVNSFSQGKLVQGGYVFRQNFSIRSYEIGPHRTATIGTLINHLQETVANHVRGAGLLGDGFASTPEMTRRNLIWVVAKMQVIVDQYPSWGDVVQIDTWFTSASEKNGLANHWLLRDANTGQILAKATSVWILMNKKTRKLSKIPEEVRGELEPFQVMGELGSYFANHRFPEGRKLSKLHDDTADFVQAGLTTRLSDLDVHQHVNFSRYIGWILENAPPSILESHELYDMDLAFRRECGVGNVLKSLTAVVGGSSSIEAGSIIECDHMLQLENNGHEVMRGRTKWRPKGFNNIANIGQISAE; encoded by the exons ATGGCTGCCACCAGCACCATTGCGGCTCCTGCGAATTGTTCacaaacaacaacagcaacatcgGTGACAAAGATCAGCGGAGGATCAGACAGTGTCACTTCTCTTGTCATGAAATCAAATACGAAGCTGTGTTGTAGAGGGTTGAGGGTTAAAGTGAAGGCCCAAGCACCTGAAAAGAACATCAATGGAAGCATACTCAACAACTACGGTACTACAACAACTGAAACTAccaaggaggaggaggaggagacatACATTAATAGTGATTTGCCCGAATGGAACATGCTTCTGAAAGCCATTATGGGTCTTTTTTTAGCAACAGATATACAATGGCCACTTTCAAAGCTAAGAAGCCAGCATGATATGCTTGTTAATTCATTTAGCCAAGGGAAATTAGTTCAGGGTGGTTATGTGTTTCGACAAAACTTCTCGATTAGATCGTATGAGATAGGCCCTCATCGGACGGCAACTATAGGAACATTGATAAATCACTTGCAG GAAACAGTTGCTAACCATGTTAGGGGTGCCGGTCTGCTGGGTGATGGATTTGCTTCAACACCAGAAATGACTAGAAGAAATCTAATATGGGTTGTTGCAAAGATGCAAGTTATTGTGGATCAATATCCTTCTTG GGGAGATGTAGTTCAAATAGATACTTGGTTTACTAGTGCATCTGAAAAGAATGGTCTTGCAAACCATTGGCTTCTTCGTGATGCCAATACGGGCCAAATTCTTGCGAAAGCTACCAG CGTGTGGATTTTGATgaataaaaaaacaagaaaattgtCTAAAATCCCAGAGGAAGTTAGAGGTGAACTGGAACCTTTTCAAGTCATGGGTGAATTGGGATCTTACTTTGCAAATCACCGTTTCCCGGAGGGCAGGAAGCTGTCAAAGCTTCATGACGATACAGCTGATTTTGTCCAAGCTGGTTTAACT ACACGTTTGAGTGACTTAGATGTGCACCAACATGTCAACTTTTCCAGATACATTGGATGGATTCTTGAG AATGCTCCTCCGTCCATCTTAGAGAGCCACGAGCTGTACGACATGGATCTGGCGTTTAGGAGGGAATGTGGGGTAGGAAATGTGCTCAAGTCCTTGACTGCAGTAGTTGGTGGTAGCTCCTCCATTGAAGCAGGTAGTATTATTGAATGCGACCATATGCTTCAACTTGAAAACAATGGACATGAGGTTATGAGGGGCAGAACCAAGTGGAGGCCCAAGGGTTTCAACAACATTGCAAATATTGGTCAGATATCAGCCGAGTAG